A region from the Spirochaeta thermophila DSM 6192 genome encodes:
- a CDS encoding ABC transporter substrate-binding protein, with amino-acid sequence MKRCVLLSVLFLMAASFLWAGAQQEQGGGAGGQATIRYTRWAGTQEAKDFQALVDTFMMAHPEIKVETEFLPWGAYWEKVRTTVVSGDAADVLSMSHQSSSPYVTKGAFLALDDLPGAKELLDEMQPGTRAAVVYQGKIYGMPIGVGVRALIYNKKLLDEAGVPYPDPEKPMTWDEFIRTYKVLTKKNAQGEIVQAAVHFHWLEMWQALVVQMGGKILDDDIRPTRVMLNSPEGIAALKLAKRLFQEELEPPYSTEWAGPWGTPDSAVATGKVAFMHTGGWGIPPLKDAGIDFGTAPLPYPAGKQRATRGYVNFLSIYRGSQKVDAAWTFVKWMCGEGQPEFAKTGDLPANAKYLETVMKISPDYMKAFFSDLPYVITGPMLPTDEFTSLLEATMTDFFQDRISAEEAVRIIEEEGNKIIKKIYG; translated from the coding sequence ATGAAACGATGTGTGCTGTTGAGCGTGCTGTTCCTCATGGCCGCTTCCTTCCTCTGGGCGGGGGCCCAGCAGGAGCAGGGAGGCGGTGCAGGGGGCCAGGCGACCATCCGGTACACCCGGTGGGCGGGCACCCAGGAGGCCAAGGACTTCCAGGCCCTGGTCGACACCTTCATGATGGCCCACCCGGAGATCAAGGTGGAGACCGAGTTCCTCCCCTGGGGCGCGTACTGGGAGAAGGTGCGCACCACCGTGGTGAGCGGTGATGCGGCCGACGTGCTCTCCATGTCGCACCAGAGCTCGTCGCCGTACGTGACCAAGGGGGCCTTCCTCGCGCTCGACGACCTTCCCGGTGCCAAGGAGTTGCTCGACGAGATGCAGCCCGGCACCAGGGCCGCGGTGGTCTACCAGGGCAAGATCTACGGGATGCCCATCGGTGTGGGTGTACGGGCCCTCATCTACAACAAGAAGCTGCTCGACGAGGCGGGCGTGCCGTATCCCGATCCGGAGAAGCCCATGACCTGGGATGAGTTCATCAGGACCTACAAGGTGCTCACCAAGAAGAACGCCCAGGGTGAGATCGTGCAGGCCGCAGTGCACTTCCACTGGCTGGAGATGTGGCAGGCCCTCGTGGTCCAGATGGGTGGCAAGATCCTCGACGACGATATCCGGCCCACGCGGGTGATGCTCAACTCTCCTGAAGGTATCGCCGCCCTCAAGCTCGCAAAGCGCCTCTTCCAGGAAGAGCTCGAACCTCCCTACAGCACCGAGTGGGCGGGGCCGTGGGGCACCCCTGATTCCGCCGTGGCAACCGGCAAGGTGGCCTTCATGCACACCGGCGGGTGGGGAATACCGCCTCTCAAGGATGCTGGGATCGATTTTGGCACTGCGCCGCTTCCCTATCCCGCAGGCAAGCAGCGGGCCACGCGGGGATACGTGAACTTCCTCAGCATCTACCGGGGAAGCCAGAAGGTCGATGCCGCGTGGACCTTCGTGAAGTGGATGTGCGGTGAGGGTCAGCCCGAGTTCGCCAAGACCGGTGACTTGCCGGCGAACGCGAAGTACCTCGAGACCGTCATGAAGATATCTCCCGACTACATGAAGGCTTTCTTCTCCGACCTTCCCTACGTGATCACCGGCCCCATGCTGCCCACGGACGAGTTTACCAGTCTCCTCGAGGCCACGATGACCGACTTCTTCCAGGACAGGATCTCCGCCGAGGAGGCGGTGCGGATCATCGAGGAAGAGGGCAACAAGATCATAAAGAAGATCTACGGCTGA
- a CDS encoding alpha-2-macroglobulin family protein codes for MREKRLTPWIPAAWLIVLLAVLAACGGEKKERAAVSASRWISAYTTGEISRKGSITVEFSQEILPGVEHGAVVKDGLLSFSPSVKGSLRKVDEFTLRFEPEGEWTSGGTYRCKVSLSRLFPEEEGVPDTFEFSFSIVPLDASFEEVVLRAGGDLEEVDITGTLESSDVVAEDALEKSFSVQGVSFRRIEWEHEGKEHRFRVTGIPRGETGARARLRVDLSALGGEGSVETEVEISNKSEFKVLSSKVDRNARRVDVVFSLPLDPDQSLEGFVRIEGAEPLRLVRQDNILSIYFPLPSGRKYTVRISKDLRSSLGSALGRVYVQEVVFQVPAPEVELLSPGGIVPGVEEAYFPFKARGLRAVDVTVVEVHPGNIVHFFHTHAGFREEDWWGSSPLMYVGKVVACTTVRLDDDPSFDPFEWATFRLPLTDLVDLTPGAVYWVAVNFRPSHFVGFTEEEAAQMDDPLMVPVYGDPTKDEYREGMPTYLEYDWRRRDDPYHRAYYGRRREKSAFIFVSNIGFVALRSKEEAVAFVTDIRTGLPLPNVEVEAYDFQGEPCGTGKTDGAGVVRIPCTSSPYLLVGRSGEEVGYLILRGDTALDVSAFEIDGISSSEGLKGFVYTERGVWRPGDDIPLFFILEDRERTLPDNYPVVCVFKDPEGKVRRRLVVREHVGRVYRFDLSTRPEDPTGVWSAEVQVGERRFYKSLRVETVKPNRLRTVLAFPSQTLSLGKGEVTVSAQVSWLHGAPGKGLRLQVERILSSASTRFEGFPNFSFDDPTADFHAQKEVVFDGRVDAEGKASFTMGLKGDLEAPGMLRALFVSRAYEEGGDFSINTTSVNVSPYASYVGVDVQGETENKWAEYEANREYALQVASVSEEGKPVAREGIHVILYRLDWRWWWERTSDERGNFLSRYHAQRIKDWKVSTGKDGRGHVKMSFPRWGRYLILAEDPVSGHRAGKIVYVWWNWGEEVPSEVGPALLFFEPEKQSYTVGEKVRFTIPSSPEAHLYVFLSSGSRVLKTMELKGSGEKTEVSFTVTKEMAPTLYIHVFLVQPYGQVSNDRPLRLYGVQYVSVVDPQTVLEPQIACDDYFLPEQDATIVISERSGKPMVYSLALVDEGLLDLTNFETPDPHSYFYGKEALLLRLWDVYGEVVASEILKRGRILRPGGGEGMAEVPKQRANRFPPVVMVEGPFFLEGGASRRHTLRMPQYVGSVRVMVVSAYEGAYGAAEKAVPVKAPLMVLSTLPRVAKAGDRFSMPLQIMVDEEAVGKVEVRVETEGTLALEGEGRKVVDAPEPGEYLVSYPLRADRLGVGRVDALVTSGRFSMRSTVEMDVVSPSPLRTVVQEALLEKGGAHSFSLERVGIPGTTSHVLELSRLPSLNLEQRVSYLIGYPYGCAEQTTSRAFAQLHLPELVDLTEERQHEIQANVNGAILRLASFQTSEGGFAFWPGGEAHPWVTSYVGHFLIEARRKGYHVPEEMWQDWLSYQKKAAGAWNEEGETREFIQAYRLFTLAAAGSPHTGAMNRLAQREKLSNRTAWRLAAAYAILRQMDMARSLVERASGYLDVRGRYYDWETYGTPLRDRAMGLEALVLLGDGVEAFKVLEEIAKELGTGRWLSTQTIAYSLTAIARYVESFGASGKLSRVEVMWNGEGMDVVSEKVVASIPLQGEAGTLEVKNGEEGVLYVRVISSGYPPAEEREGFSRDLEVRASFLDTEGRPLDVGSLPQGTDVIVKVTVKNPDTSRVYRDVALTVTMPAGWELINRRFFGLPVAEGTSTGDYQDYRDDRVHTFFDLGPGAEKTFVFLANAAYEGRYFLPGVHCELMYEAEIQAETASRFVDVVKAAR; via the coding sequence GTGAGAGAGAAGAGGTTGACCCCCTGGATCCCTGCCGCATGGCTCATCGTCTTGCTGGCGGTACTCGCTGCCTGTGGAGGGGAGAAAAAGGAACGGGCCGCGGTGTCGGCCTCCCGTTGGATCTCCGCTTATACCACAGGGGAGATCTCCAGAAAGGGTTCCATCACCGTGGAGTTCTCTCAGGAGATCCTCCCGGGGGTGGAACACGGCGCGGTGGTGAAGGATGGGCTGCTCTCCTTTTCCCCTTCGGTGAAGGGGTCGCTCAGGAAGGTGGATGAGTTCACGCTCCGGTTCGAGCCGGAGGGTGAGTGGACATCGGGCGGGACCTACCGGTGCAAGGTGAGTCTCTCCCGCCTCTTCCCCGAGGAGGAAGGGGTACCCGACACGTTCGAGTTCTCGTTTTCGATCGTACCCCTCGATGCCTCGTTCGAGGAGGTGGTGCTGAGGGCGGGAGGAGATCTCGAGGAGGTGGATATCACCGGGACGCTCGAGTCATCGGATGTCGTCGCCGAGGATGCCCTCGAGAAGAGTTTTTCCGTGCAGGGCGTCTCGTTCAGGAGGATCGAGTGGGAACACGAGGGTAAGGAACACCGGTTCAGGGTCACGGGGATACCCAGGGGGGAGACCGGGGCACGGGCACGGTTGAGGGTGGACCTCTCCGCCCTCGGGGGAGAGGGGTCGGTGGAGACGGAGGTGGAGATATCGAACAAGAGCGAGTTCAAGGTCCTCTCCTCCAAGGTGGATCGCAACGCGAGGCGGGTGGATGTGGTCTTTTCCCTCCCCCTCGATCCGGATCAGTCCCTCGAAGGGTTCGTCCGGATCGAGGGGGCGGAACCTCTCCGTCTCGTCCGCCAGGACAACATCCTCTCGATCTACTTCCCACTTCCCTCAGGTCGAAAGTACACGGTGCGGATCTCGAAGGATCTCCGTTCGAGCCTGGGAAGCGCACTGGGCAGGGTCTACGTCCAGGAGGTGGTCTTTCAGGTTCCCGCACCCGAGGTGGAGCTCCTCTCGCCGGGAGGTATCGTGCCAGGGGTGGAGGAGGCCTACTTCCCCTTCAAGGCGAGGGGCCTCAGGGCCGTGGACGTGACCGTGGTGGAGGTGCATCCCGGCAACATCGTGCACTTCTTCCACACGCATGCGGGGTTCCGGGAGGAGGACTGGTGGGGCTCCTCTCCTCTCATGTATGTGGGTAAGGTGGTGGCCTGTACCACGGTGAGGTTGGACGACGATCCCTCGTTCGATCCCTTCGAGTGGGCCACCTTCAGGCTGCCTCTCACGGACCTGGTGGACCTCACCCCCGGCGCGGTCTACTGGGTGGCGGTCAATTTCAGACCTTCCCACTTCGTGGGTTTTACCGAGGAAGAGGCCGCCCAGATGGATGATCCCCTCATGGTTCCTGTGTACGGGGATCCCACCAAGGATGAGTACCGTGAAGGCATGCCCACCTACCTGGAGTACGACTGGCGTCGCAGGGACGACCCCTATCACAGGGCCTATTACGGGAGGAGGAGGGAGAAGTCCGCCTTCATCTTCGTCTCCAACATAGGCTTCGTGGCGTTGCGTTCCAAGGAGGAAGCCGTTGCGTTTGTGACCGATATACGCACGGGATTGCCGCTTCCGAACGTGGAGGTGGAGGCCTACGACTTTCAGGGCGAGCCGTGCGGCACGGGGAAGACCGACGGGGCAGGAGTGGTGCGGATCCCCTGCACGTCGTCCCCCTACCTCCTGGTGGGAAGGAGCGGGGAGGAGGTGGGGTACCTCATCCTCAGGGGTGATACCGCGTTGGACGTTTCCGCCTTCGAGATTGATGGAATCTCCTCTTCCGAGGGACTCAAAGGATTCGTCTATACCGAACGTGGTGTGTGGCGTCCGGGAGATGATATTCCGCTTTTCTTCATCCTCGAGGACAGGGAGAGGACCCTTCCCGACAACTATCCGGTGGTGTGTGTCTTCAAGGATCCGGAGGGCAAGGTGAGGAGGCGTCTCGTCGTGAGGGAGCACGTGGGGAGGGTCTACCGGTTCGACCTCTCGACGAGGCCCGAGGACCCCACCGGTGTCTGGTCGGCGGAGGTACAGGTGGGCGAGAGGCGGTTCTACAAGTCCCTCAGAGTGGAGACCGTGAAGCCCAACAGGCTCAGGACCGTCCTCGCCTTCCCCTCGCAGACCCTCTCCCTCGGCAAAGGAGAGGTGACGGTCTCGGCCCAGGTCTCATGGCTCCACGGCGCCCCCGGGAAGGGGTTGAGGCTCCAGGTGGAGCGGATCCTCTCCTCGGCGAGCACCAGGTTCGAGGGGTTTCCCAATTTCAGCTTCGATGATCCCACCGCCGATTTCCACGCGCAGAAGGAGGTGGTGTTCGACGGCCGGGTGGACGCCGAGGGAAAGGCCTCCTTCACGATGGGGCTGAAGGGAGATCTCGAGGCACCGGGCATGCTCCGGGCGCTCTTCGTGAGTCGGGCCTACGAGGAGGGAGGGGATTTCAGTATCAACACCACCTCGGTGAATGTCTCGCCTTACGCATCATACGTGGGGGTGGACGTGCAGGGGGAGACGGAGAACAAGTGGGCGGAGTACGAGGCGAACAGGGAGTATGCCCTCCAGGTGGCCTCGGTGAGCGAGGAAGGGAAGCCTGTCGCCAGGGAGGGGATCCACGTGATCCTCTACCGCCTCGACTGGCGGTGGTGGTGGGAGCGGACGTCGGACGAGAGGGGGAACTTCCTCTCGCGCTACCATGCACAGAGGATCAAGGACTGGAAGGTCTCCACAGGGAAGGACGGGAGAGGGCATGTGAAGATGTCGTTTCCCAGGTGGGGGCGGTACCTCATCCTCGCGGAGGATCCCGTCTCCGGGCACCGGGCGGGAAAGATCGTGTACGTGTGGTGGAACTGGGGGGAGGAGGTCCCCTCCGAGGTGGGGCCTGCCCTCCTCTTCTTCGAACCCGAGAAGCAGAGCTACACGGTGGGGGAGAAGGTCCGGTTCACCATCCCCTCTTCTCCTGAGGCCCACCTCTATGTCTTTCTCTCCTCGGGGAGCAGGGTGCTGAAGACCATGGAACTGAAAGGGTCGGGGGAGAAGACCGAGGTGTCGTTCACGGTGACCAAGGAGATGGCCCCCACGCTGTACATCCATGTCTTCCTCGTGCAGCCCTACGGACAGGTATCGAACGACAGGCCGCTCAGGCTCTACGGCGTACAATACGTCTCGGTGGTGGATCCCCAGACCGTGCTCGAACCGCAGATCGCGTGCGACGACTACTTCCTTCCCGAGCAGGATGCCACGATCGTGATCTCCGAACGGTCGGGCAAGCCCATGGTCTACTCCCTCGCCCTCGTGGATGAGGGGCTCCTCGATCTCACGAACTTCGAGACCCCCGATCCCCACTCCTACTTCTACGGGAAGGAGGCCCTTCTCTTGAGGTTGTGGGACGTGTATGGGGAGGTGGTGGCCTCGGAGATCCTCAAGCGAGGGAGGATCCTGCGTCCCGGTGGCGGAGAGGGGATGGCGGAGGTGCCCAAGCAACGGGCGAACCGGTTTCCTCCGGTGGTCATGGTGGAAGGGCCGTTCTTCCTGGAAGGAGGGGCCTCTCGTCGCCACACGCTCAGGATGCCCCAGTATGTGGGGTCGGTGAGGGTGATGGTGGTCTCGGCGTACGAGGGGGCGTATGGTGCGGCCGAGAAGGCGGTGCCGGTAAAGGCCCCGCTCATGGTGCTCTCCACCCTTCCGAGGGTGGCGAAGGCGGGCGATCGGTTCTCCATGCCCCTCCAGATCATGGTGGACGAGGAGGCGGTGGGGAAGGTGGAGGTTCGCGTGGAGACGGAAGGCACCCTCGCGCTCGAGGGGGAGGGGCGGAAGGTGGTGGATGCGCCGGAGCCGGGTGAGTATCTCGTCTCGTACCCTCTCAGGGCGGATCGCCTGGGGGTCGGCAGGGTGGATGCCCTCGTGACCTCCGGGCGCTTCTCCATGAGGAGCACGGTGGAAATGGATGTGGTGTCGCCCTCACCGCTTCGTACCGTGGTGCAGGAGGCCCTCCTCGAGAAGGGAGGTGCCCACTCGTTCTCCCTTGAACGTGTGGGTATCCCGGGGACGACCTCCCACGTGCTCGAGCTCTCCCGTCTACCCTCCCTCAACCTGGAGCAGAGAGTCTCCTATCTCATAGGGTATCCCTATGGGTGTGCCGAGCAGACCACCTCCCGGGCCTTTGCACAGCTCCACCTCCCGGAGCTCGTGGACCTCACGGAGGAGCGTCAGCACGAGATCCAGGCGAACGTGAACGGGGCCATCCTTCGTCTCGCCTCGTTCCAGACGAGCGAGGGCGGGTTCGCGTTCTGGCCCGGCGGGGAGGCGCACCCGTGGGTCACGTCCTACGTGGGACACTTCCTCATCGAGGCACGGAGGAAGGGCTACCACGTGCCCGAGGAGATGTGGCAGGACTGGCTCTCCTACCAGAAGAAGGCTGCGGGGGCCTGGAACGAGGAGGGTGAGACCAGGGAGTTCATCCAGGCCTACAGGCTCTTCACCCTCGCGGCGGCCGGTTCTCCGCACACCGGGGCGATGAACAGGCTCGCCCAGCGGGAGAAGCTCTCCAACCGGACGGCGTGGCGTCTCGCCGCGGCCTATGCGATCCTCAGACAGATGGATATGGCCAGGTCGCTGGTGGAACGGGCCTCCGGTTACCTCGATGTGCGGGGACGGTACTATGACTGGGAGACGTACGGGACCCCGCTGCGCGACCGGGCCATGGGCCTGGAGGCGCTCGTGCTCCTGGGGGACGGGGTGGAGGCCTTCAAGGTGCTCGAGGAGATCGCAAAGGAGCTGGGAACGGGAAGGTGGCTCAGTACCCAGACGATCGCGTACTCCCTTACGGCGATCGCCCGGTACGTGGAATCCTTCGGTGCCTCAGGGAAGCTCTCGCGGGTGGAGGTGATGTGGAACGGAGAGGGCATGGATGTGGTGAGCGAGAAGGTGGTGGCATCGATCCCCTTGCAGGGCGAGGCCGGGACCTTAGAGGTGAAGAACGGCGAGGAGGGAGTCCTCTACGTTCGGGTGATCTCCTCGGGGTATCCTCCTGCAGAGGAGAGGGAGGGGTTCTCCCGCGATCTCGAGGTGCGCGCCTCCTTCCTGGATACGGAGGGGCGTCCCCTCGATGTAGGGAGCCTCCCGCAGGGCACCGATGTGATCGTCAAGGTGACGGTGAAGAACCCCGACACCTCCAGGGTGTATCGCGATGTGGCGCTCACGGTGACGATGCCGGCAGGGTGGGAGCTCATCAACAGGCGGTTCTTCGGTCTGCCCGTGGCGGAGGGGACCTCCACCGGGGACTATCAGGACTACAGGGATGACAGGGTGCACACCTTCTTCGACCTCGGTCCCGGGGCGGAGAAGACCTTCGTCTTCCTCGCGAACGCCGCCTACGAGGGCCGCTACTTCCTGCCGGGGGTGCATTGCGAGCTGATGTATGAGGCGGAGATCCAGGCCGAGACGGCCTCGCGGTTCGTGGATGTGGTCAAGGCCGCTCGATAG
- the pbpC gene encoding penicillin-binding protein 1C — protein sequence MRRWGEALRAELPAADERTLRRSTGLILGAAVLLVFLLVLIPLPEPLFSDPYCTVLKDREGRLLHVRIADDHQWRFPPPDHLPETYVRAVLAYEDRRFFLHGGVDPFALLRAAWLNLRAGRVVSGGSTITMQLARLVRKPDSRTLLDKVIEVWYALRLEWRYTKEEILLLYAAHAPFGGNIVGIEAACWRYFGHELGDLSWAEAAFLAVLPRDPADAFTPQGREEVRGRRNRLLLRLSEAGHIPPPLLRASLAEPLPSGLHPFPAEAPHLLLRALSDGHAGESLLTTVDRSIQRKAARVVALHHHRLAPRGIHNAAVLVVDLSSGEVRAYVGNTPEPDPEYGPEVDCVSAPRSPGSTLKPFLYGMMMSEGLLLPHQLISDVPVSYGGFSPRNFHRTYYGVVPADQALIESLNVPFTILLARYGYRVFYGMLERLGLRLPHPPEHYGLSLILGGVDLSLWDLAELYGGLGRIALGKGDRSFLRHRYLLGEEETLRARSPTQILDPAAVWYVIEAMAHLVRPENEAGWEHFVEGRQVAWKTGTSWGQRDAWAVGITPAYLVAVWVGNADGRGNPQLLGARVAGPLLFDVLRELPLPDTWFERPVDRMVPVAVCATSGMRAGPHCPEVRVEMLPSASRRAPLCTYHKLLHLDAEGEHQVDSSTYPVDRMRHEVWFVLPPLEAWYYKRSGHVYRDPPPPRSSFRPELSLAYPSDGAVVYIPVDLDGRREAVVCEAVHSREGAVLYWHLDGELVAVTRAPHQIAITPPAGWHTLYVMDGEGLGVSARFRVEESGVRPGTEVNTGFSSR from the coding sequence GTGAGGAGGTGGGGGGAGGCGCTCCGCGCCGAGCTCCCTGCAGCGGATGAACGGACCCTGCGGCGAAGCACGGGGCTCATCCTGGGAGCGGCGGTGCTCCTCGTCTTCCTCCTGGTGCTCATCCCGCTCCCGGAGCCGCTCTTCTCCGATCCCTACTGCACGGTCCTCAAGGACAGGGAGGGGAGGCTCCTCCACGTGCGTATCGCCGACGACCACCAGTGGCGGTTCCCCCCACCGGACCATTTGCCCGAGACCTATGTCCGAGCGGTGCTCGCCTACGAGGACAGGCGCTTCTTCCTCCATGGGGGCGTGGATCCGTTCGCACTCCTGCGTGCCGCATGGCTCAACCTGCGGGCGGGGCGCGTGGTGAGCGGCGGGAGTACCATCACCATGCAGCTCGCCCGCCTCGTGCGGAAGCCCGACTCGCGTACGCTTCTGGACAAGGTGATAGAGGTTTGGTACGCCCTCCGCCTCGAGTGGCGGTACACCAAGGAGGAGATCCTCCTCTTGTATGCTGCGCACGCCCCCTTCGGCGGCAACATCGTGGGTATAGAGGCGGCCTGCTGGCGCTACTTCGGCCATGAGCTCGGCGACCTCTCATGGGCGGAGGCCGCCTTTCTCGCCGTGCTTCCCCGCGACCCCGCCGACGCCTTCACCCCCCAGGGCCGTGAGGAGGTGCGGGGGCGGAGGAACCGGCTCCTCCTCCGGCTCTCCGAGGCCGGCCACATCCCTCCCCCCCTCCTCCGGGCCTCCCTCGCCGAGCCCCTCCCCTCGGGCCTCCACCCCTTCCCCGCCGAGGCCCCCCACCTCCTCCTCCGGGCCCTCTCCGACGGGCATGCCGGGGAGAGCCTCCTCACCACGGTGGACCGCTCGATCCAGCGCAAGGCGGCGCGCGTGGTGGCCCTGCACCACCACCGGCTCGCACCCCGGGGGATCCACAATGCGGCCGTCCTCGTGGTGGACCTTTCCTCCGGCGAGGTGAGGGCCTATGTGGGCAACACGCCGGAGCCCGATCCCGAGTACGGCCCTGAGGTGGACTGCGTCTCGGCCCCGCGCAGCCCGGGAAGCACCCTCAAACCCTTCCTCTACGGCATGATGATGAGCGAGGGCCTGCTCCTCCCCCACCAGCTGATATCCGACGTCCCGGTCTCCTACGGCGGGTTCTCGCCCCGCAACTTCCACCGCACCTACTACGGCGTGGTGCCCGCGGATCAGGCCCTCATCGAGTCGCTCAACGTGCCCTTCACCATCCTCCTCGCCCGGTACGGGTACCGCGTCTTCTACGGGATGCTCGAACGACTCGGCCTCCGCCTTCCCCATCCTCCCGAGCACTACGGCCTCTCCCTCATCCTGGGAGGGGTCGACCTCTCCCTCTGGGACCTCGCCGAGCTCTACGGAGGGCTCGGGAGGATCGCCCTCGGGAAGGGAGACCGATCCTTCCTGCGGCACCGGTACCTCCTCGGGGAGGAGGAGACCCTTCGGGCCCGCTCGCCCACCCAGATCTTGGACCCTGCGGCTGTGTGGTACGTGATCGAGGCCATGGCCCACCTGGTGCGTCCGGAGAACGAGGCGGGATGGGAGCACTTCGTGGAAGGGCGGCAGGTGGCGTGGAAGACCGGTACGAGCTGGGGGCAGCGGGATGCGTGGGCCGTGGGGATCACGCCGGCGTACCTGGTGGCCGTGTGGGTGGGGAATGCCGACGGCAGGGGCAACCCCCAGCTCCTCGGAGCCAGGGTGGCGGGCCCCCTCCTCTTCGACGTGTTGCGGGAGCTCCCCCTTCCCGATACCTGGTTCGAGCGGCCGGTGGATCGGATGGTCCCGGTCGCCGTCTGTGCCACCTCAGGGATGCGTGCAGGTCCCCATTGCCCCGAGGTGCGTGTGGAGATGCTCCCCTCCGCCTCGCGGAGGGCGCCCCTCTGTACGTACCACAAGCTCCTCCACCTGGATGCAGAAGGCGAACACCAGGTGGACAGCAGCACCTATCCCGTGGACAGGATGCGCCACGAGGTGTGGTTCGTCCTCCCCCCGCTCGAGGCCTGGTACTACAAGCGATCGGGTCACGTCTACAGGGATCCGCCTCCGCCGCGCTCCAGCTTCCGGCCGGAACTCTCCCTCGCCTACCCCTCGGACGGTGCGGTGGTCTACATACCGGTGGATCTCGACGGGAGGAGGGAGGCGGTGGTGTGCGAGGCGGTGCACAGCAGGGAGGGGGCCGTGCTCTACTGGCACCTCGACGGGGAGCTCGTGGCCGTCACCCGGGCACCCCACCAGATCGCCATAACCCCTCCCGCCGGGTGGCATACCCTCTACGTGATGGACGGGGAGGGGCTCGGGGTCTCCGCCCGGTTTCGGGTGGAGGAGTCCGGTGTGCGGCCGGGGACGGAGGTAAACACCGGTTTCTCTTCCCGGTGA
- a CDS encoding glycoside hydrolase family 130 protein has product MSTRYTVVADPLPHIPWEDRPPGSREVVWRYSGNPIVTRDHAKGANSIFNSAVVPFKEGFAGVFRVDDTARRMDLRRGFSEDGIHWEIDDEPIRFTPEHPDLPRSEFKYDPRVVRLGSRYYITWCNGYHGPGIGLGYTDDFETFVQMESPFMPYNRNGVLFPRKIGDNYALLHRPSDAGHTAFGDIFYSESPDLKYWGRHRHVMGPRGVESLWQHTKIGAGPAPIETSEGWLLLYHGVLTSCNGFVYSMGAALLDLDEPWKVRYRSAHYLLSPRAYYECVGDVPNVVFPCAVLCDGETGRLAVYYGGADTVVALAFAYVDELIEFIKATDLGA; this is encoded by the coding sequence ATGAGTACGAGGTACACCGTTGTCGCAGATCCCCTCCCCCACATCCCCTGGGAGGATCGTCCCCCTGGCTCCCGGGAGGTGGTCTGGCGGTACTCGGGGAATCCCATCGTCACCAGGGACCATGCGAAGGGGGCGAACAGCATCTTCAACAGCGCGGTGGTACCCTTCAAGGAAGGGTTCGCGGGCGTCTTCAGGGTGGACGATACGGCCCGCCGCATGGATCTCAGACGCGGGTTCAGCGAGGACGGCATCCACTGGGAGATCGACGACGAGCCCATTCGCTTCACCCCCGAACACCCCGATCTCCCCCGAAGCGAGTTCAAGTACGACCCCCGCGTGGTGCGGCTGGGCTCCCGATACTACATCACGTGGTGCAACGGGTACCACGGTCCGGGGATAGGACTGGGCTACACCGACGACTTTGAGACCTTTGTCCAGATGGAGAGCCCCTTCATGCCCTACAACCGCAACGGCGTGCTCTTCCCCCGGAAGATAGGCGACAACTACGCCCTCCTCCACAGGCCGAGCGACGCAGGCCACACCGCCTTCGGCGACATCTTCTACAGCGAATCCCCTGATCTTAAGTACTGGGGGAGGCACCGCCATGTGATGGGTCCCCGCGGAGTGGAGAGCCTCTGGCAGCACACCAAGATAGGGGCGGGGCCCGCTCCCATCGAGACGAGCGAGGGCTGGCTCCTCCTCTACCACGGGGTGCTCACCTCGTGCAACGGGTTCGTCTACAGCATGGGGGCCGCCCTCCTCGACCTCGACGAACCCTGGAAGGTGCGCTACCGGAGCGCACACTACCTGCTCTCGCCTCGTGCGTACTACGAGTGTGTGGGCGATGTACCGAACGTGGTCTTCCCCTGCGCGGTGCTCTGCGACGGGGAGACCGGGAGGCTCGCCGTCTACTACGGCGGGGCGGACACCGTGGTGGCGCTCGCCTTCGCGTATGTGGACGAGCTCATCGAGTTCATCAAGGCGACCGATCTCGGGGCGTAG